Part of the Butyrivibrio proteoclasticus B316 genome, TGCTTCATGATATGCAGCTCTAGTCAATGTCTCCTGACTCATGTGTGAATCAAATAATTCAGCTCCAAACTCCTGTGTAAGAAAGGCCTCAACTATGTTACTCATATCAATCTCTTTTTGCCTGTTAAAGGCAGCATTCATCGCTGCATTTTTTATAACGCATTCAAGAGTCGCGCAAGATTCTCCTGAAAGGAGCTTAGCAATCGATATCTCATCCAATCTCCCCTTCATTCCTATTTTGTCGAGGTAGAATCTAACTATCTCTGCAGCCTCATAAGCCTTTGGTTCTCGAGTATTTATTCTTCTACCAAGTCTTCCAGGCCTTAGGAGGGAATCAGGAATCTTTCTGGTTCCGTTTGCTGTTGCTATAACAAAAACATCTTTTCCCTTTACTTCATCTATGCAGGACTGCACAGCAACGAATTCTTCGGCATCCTCGCTATCATCATTATCAGAAAACTTGTCAAGATCATCCATAAACACAATGGAAGGTGCATTTTCGGAAGCATTATTAAATGTCTCTACTACCTCATCTATAAACTTTCCATCTGAGACTTTTTTTCTTAATACATAAGCTTTTCGATTTATAGCATTGATCAAAGCATTAACCATAGTGCTTTTCCCAGTACCAGGTCGCCCCACAATAATCACGCCATTGTCCATAGTAGCTCCAAGGTCTTTATATACCTCTGGATTATTGAGCATATCTATAATGATAGTTAGTTCTCTTTTTATTTCCTCATATCCCTTTATCTCTTCAAAGTAATCTTTCATATCTCGTGGTCCTTTCCTTAACCCAAAAACGTCGTGTACTTTTATGGTCACATAATAAATGAAGCGATGTGCTTTTTTTAGCACATCGCTTTTCTCTGAAATAAAAGTATTCATATTTATTATGGCAATATATCGGATTTGATTCCTCTGTACTTCTCCGCCGCCTCCATAAACTCTGATCGATAATATAATTTTAACCAGGCCATTTCATATATCATCAATGAAAAAGCAGCAACATGAGACTTGTTAAAGCTATATCTCGCTTTATCCCATAGCATATCAAATATAGCATTCGCCACGTCCATCCCCACAATCTTTGACGACGTAGCTCCATAAACAAATTCCTCTCTCATTTCTCCTATAGTAAATTGCTTTCTTTTCGATAAATCTCTACGGCATAAATCGCTTTTTTCAGGAGAAAAACCCCCTAAATCCTGCAATATCCTCATAATTTGTTCTTGATAGATTACACAGCCATATGTTGTGGACAAAATCGTTTCAAGCTCTGGGCATTCATATGTAATATACTGTGAATTCTTGATGTTACGCAGATACTTTTCTATATGTTCTTCTGACAAAGGCCTGTCCAACGTTATTGCTGCCATGAGCTCATCCATGTTTTTAGGTCTTATCACTTCATATAAAGCAGCGTTCCCAGCAACCAATGGTTCATGATATTCATGCCATTTACCGTTATCATCAAGATGCCACCAAGTTGAATATGAATGAGGATCATCCTTGTCAAAGAAGAGAATACCATTAGTCTCACCTGATAATAGAAGCTCAAAAACAGCCGGATCGGTTTTATCAATTCTCACTATATCTATTCTCTCTCTTTTGCTTCTAGATATAATCTCGAGAGTGTCTTTGATTATTGAAAGCTCCACCCATTCTTTAATGCTAATATCTGCCATTTTCAAAAGCTTAGGCATTCCGCTTCCATACATTTCAGTAAGATACCCAAATATCAAAGGTTTGGCCCCTTTCTCAACATCAATCCTAATACAGTAAGAGGGAGTCTCTCTACCCATGTTTAGGTAGCGTTCAAAGAGAAGATTTTCTTTTATCGGATCAACTCCTGTTATTCCAAGGCAGTATGCCACCAGACTCCCCGGAAGGGCTCCGCACCCTGGAGATATCATTAGATTATTCGATCTCGCAAATTCGATTAAATCATAAATAATTAGAAATCCGCCTACCATTCCCTTTTTATTTATGACTTCAAGCTCATGCGCCAAGCGTGCATGAACATCCTCTGTTACATTAGGATATTTCTCAGAAAAGCCTTTGTGACACAGTTCTTCCAAAAAGCCAAAAGCAGTTTTACCATCTGGCACTAATCCACTCAATAATCCATCCTCACACAGTTTTGAAAGGTATGCATTTGAGTTATGTATCGTTATTCCAGTTGCAGGACCATTATATAATAAAGCCCTCATCACTTTTACAGTTGTTTTCCCCTCATCAACCGTTCTTTGAGTAGTCACATTGTATTTTTTATGGCCTTCTCCGAATATATACTCTTCAGATAGAACTATGTCTTTCGTCTCTTTAACCATCATCTGCTTCCCTTCTTATACAAGCCTCATGTGCTCTTCCAATTACATAATAAAAAAAGCAATGTGCATATTTTTGCACATTGCCTGTATCATGTTATCCCTCATTAAGTCATTGTATATGTCCCATTATTGGTGATATGGAGCATATTTTCTATATACCTTGAATGTTCTTCAAGTATGCTTAACCGTTTACCATACTCGTTATCTGCACGAGATCGTTTACAAAGTTTAACAAACAAGGCTTCAATCATAACCCTTTTCTGCTCTGTGTACCGAATATCTGAGGACAGTTCAGAGAATAGTTGCAAAAACAACATAATGGTATCTGAATCTACCTTTCTGGCATCGTCCTTCATAATTTGAAGATTCTCGGATGAGGCTTCTATAAGGTTATCTATCTGGTCTGACTTTTGTAACAGCATAAGATTTCGCAGGTACCAGATAATTTCATTTGTAAGCTGATAAAGATCTACCCCTTGAGCAACTTTCTCTGAAAGAACAACTATTGCGGAATGTAAGTCTTTTTCATACAAAGCAAAGAACATCCTTCTCAGTGTCTTGGTATCGTCTATTCTTAGCGACTCCAAGGCAATATCGTACGATAGCTCTTTTCCATTGGCTACAAAAATAACATGTTCTAATATGCTCAGCGCGTCTCTCATAGAACCATCTGCCACCTTGGCTATGTATTGCAAAGCTGTCTCCTCCGCAGGAATTCTTTCTGCCTCAGTAACCATCCTAAGATGCTGCTCGATGATATCGATTGAAATTCTTCTAAACGCATATTGCTGGCATCTTGAAAGTATTGTAGCTGGAACCTTATTCATTTCTGTCGTTGCCAGGATAAAAACTGCATAGGGCGGAGGCTCCTCCAGAGTTTTTAGAAGTATATCAAAGGCCTCCCCTCTTTTTCCATAAAGCATATGGACCTCATCTATTATGTATACTTTCCATTTACCTTTCATGGGCGGATAGGACACTTCTGCTATTATGCGCCGCACATCAACCACCTTGCTATTGGATGCAGCATCAATCTCTATTATGTTTGCATCGCTGCCGGAAGCATAGGACTTGCAAAAATCGCATTCTCCGCACGGGTTTCCGTTTATAGTGTTCTCACAGTTGATTGCTCTAGCAAAGATCCTTGCTAAAGTCGTCTTCCCTGTTCCTCTTGTACCATGAAACAGGTAGGCATGCGAAACCATGTCATGTTTTACCTGGTTTCGAAGTGCCGTGACAATATAATCCTGCCCCTGGACCTCATCAAACGATTGTGGCCTAAACTTTCTATATAATGCTAAGTATCCCATCTTACTATCCACCTGAATGATAAAAATGCTGTTCGGATCTTCGCTTTTTTCTCTTCTCGCCTATATTCTTGCAAATCCATTAGTGAAAAAGCTTCATCAAACGAATAATATCTTTCACAGTCCTCACAATAATAACCATCTTCCTCTTGGAGCAGGAAAGGACAGCCACAATCCTCACAAATCAGTTCCTTTGTCATAGAAATATTCTTATCCTCCTTTTAATATCTGACCCTTCCAAATTAGGTTCAATTAAAAGACTTGTGTTTCTTTTTTTAGATCATGCTTACCTTGTAGGTACATAATAAAAAAAGCAATGTGCTTTTTTTAGCACATTGCCATCCTGCAGTACCCATGGATATATAAAAAACTCATTAGTGACTTATACCCTACGGCTGTAATCACACCATGCTGCAAGAATCCCAAATGCACACTCTACTATTGCTTCACAAATCCCACACTTACGCATAAACCGAATGTCTTCA contains:
- a CDS encoding AAA family ATPase, whose product is MKDYFEEIKGYEEIKRELTIIIDMLNNPEVYKDLGATMDNGVIIVGRPGTGKSTMVNALINAINRKAYVLRKKVSDGKFIDEVVETFNNASENAPSIVFMDDLDKFSDNDDSEDAEEFVAVQSCIDEVKGKDVFVIATANGTRKIPDSLLRPGRLGRRINTREPKAYEAAEIVRFYLDKIGMKGRLDEISIAKLLSGESCATLECVIKNAAMNAAFNRQKEIDMSNIVEAFLTQEFGAELFDSHMSQETLTRAAYHEAGHALVAEILDPGSVSIASIRQADDDKVGFVRYYRREPKEWTCEYIENMIKTSLAGRAVTELVYGEVDDGANSDLQNAFDNAKGLVDNLCAYGFHNWIEDHDNDYSAENRNRTMAMILERNYIEVKKIIVENRQLLEKIVDELLAKTTLIHADIQRIIDEMRG
- a CDS encoding DNA polymerase III subunit alpha, whose translation is MMVKETKDIVLSEEYIFGEGHKKYNVTTQRTVDEGKTTVKVMRALLYNGPATGITIHNSNAYLSKLCEDGLLSGLVPDGKTAFGFLEELCHKGFSEKYPNVTEDVHARLAHELEVINKKGMVGGFLIIYDLIEFARSNNLMISPGCGALPGSLVAYCLGITGVDPIKENLLFERYLNMGRETPSYCIRIDVEKGAKPLIFGYLTEMYGSGMPKLLKMADISIKEWVELSIIKDTLEIISRSKRERIDIVRIDKTDPAVFELLLSGETNGILFFDKDDPHSYSTWWHLDDNGKWHEYHEPLVAGNAALYEVIRPKNMDELMAAITLDRPLSEEHIEKYLRNIKNSQYITYECPELETILSTTYGCVIYQEQIMRILQDLGGFSPEKSDLCRRDLSKRKQFTIGEMREEFVYGATSSKIVGMDVANAIFDMLWDKARYSFNKSHVAAFSLMIYEMAWLKLYYRSEFMEAAEKYRGIKSDILP
- the dnaX gene encoding DNA polymerase III subunit gamma/tau, whose protein sequence is MGYLALYRKFRPQSFDEVQGQDYIVTALRNQVKHDMVSHAYLFHGTRGTGKTTLARIFARAINCENTINGNPCGECDFCKSYASGSDANIIEIDAASNSKVVDVRRIIAEVSYPPMKGKWKVYIIDEVHMLYGKRGEAFDILLKTLEEPPPYAVFILATTEMNKVPATILSRCQQYAFRRISIDIIEQHLRMVTEAERIPAEETALQYIAKVADGSMRDALSILEHVIFVANGKELSYDIALESLRIDDTKTLRRMFFALYEKDLHSAIVVLSEKVAQGVDLYQLTNEIIWYLRNLMLLQKSDQIDNLIEASSENLQIMKDDARKVDSDTIMLFLQLFSELSSDIRYTEQKRVMIEALFVKLCKRSRADNEYGKRLSILEEHSRYIENMLHITNNGTYTMT